In Dehalococcoidia bacterium, the genomic window CGCGCTCCGCAACGTGGCCGGATGTGGCGCACTTGCAGAATCGTTGCGGGCTCCAATTCCCAGAGCTGAAATCCTAGAAGATGCCTTCGGGCTCCAGGTCGAGGTAGTACTGGCCGGCGGTGTCGTAGTGGGTTGGGCGTCCCTGGATCTGCTGGGTGAGGGCGTGGGCGTCCTGGAATCGGCGCTGGATCGGGTTGACGGTGAAGATCGCGCTGGAGCCGCAGAGTGTGTAGGCGATGTCGACGACGCGGGCCGACTCGCGTATGGCGTGGGTACTTGCTAGACGTACTCCGACTCGCTCTTCGACCGTGAGGTCCAGATTGGTCTTGGCCCCCTGCCACATTGCGGCGGCGGCCTCGTCCAGATAGGCGCGAGCGGAGTTCCAGATTGCCTCGGCCTGACCGACCATTCGTTGCGTGGTCGACTCATATCGCATTGGCGACTCGCGTCCCTGCTGAGTCTTGCCTATTACGAGGTCTTTGGCAAAGTCGAGACCGGCTCGGGCATTGCCGAGTGCGACGGTCGCGAAGCCGGAGCAGAACAGCAGCGTAGTCGGAATGACGTAGAGCGGACCGGGCTCGCGTGAAGTGGCCGTTGTAGGATAGGAACGGGCCGCTGGAATGAACAAGTCCTCGATGGCGAATCCCTGGCTGCCGGTACCCTTGAGACCTCCGACCTGCCATATGTCCACGAGGTCGGCCTGGTCCTTGGGCAGCAGCATCGTGCGCATTTCAGTTGGCTCGGTCTCGCCGGGCCTGTATACCGGCGTCAGCGCGGCGAGCCATGTCGCGTGCGGATAGCCGCTGCTGAAGTTCCAACGTCCTGACAGGCGATAGCCGCCGTCGACGACTTCGGCCCTCGTTTGCGGCATGGGTGGGCCGTTGGTGACGACGTTGCGCTGGACTGTCCAGATCTCGTCCGCCGTTTCCGGAGGCACGCGCACGGAGTTGGTTGAAAAGACGTTGTTCTGGTTGACACACCACCCTGCGCTGGCATCGGCCTCGGCGATAATTCGGACGATTCTGCGGAAGTCGGGATGCTCGAGTTCGGCTCCACCCAGAGACCTGGGCAGAAGCAGCCTGAAGTAGCCGCGGTCGGCGATCTCGTTCGATACTTCGACTGGAATCCGGCGTTGCTCGGTGATCTCGTCGGTGACGGCCCTGATCATGTCGGCCAGTTCGTGTGCGCCTTCTATGTAGCTGTCAACGTCTGTTTGGAGTGTCGTCATTTTTGCCCTCACCCCAGCTCACTCCCCCAGGGAGCTAACAGGGGTTTGTATTCGACCTTTTCACCCTCACCCCAACCCTCTCCTCCAGGGAGACGGGTCTGTTGGTGGTACTTATGACTATGTGTGTACCTTTACATACGTCTATCAGCCCTGAGGGAGAGGGGGCGACGTGTCGGTATGACCGGGATTCTACAGGTTTCGCTGGAAGAAGTCGGTTATTCGCTCCTCCATGTAGATGCGGTCAGCCTGGCTTCGTGGCATGTGACGTTCGTCGGGGAACATCATGAGCTCGTAGGGCTTGCGGGCCTTGATCAGTGCGTTTATGAGCCTGGCGGTGTGCCTGAAGTGGACGTTCTCGTCGATCAGGCCGTGGACTATTAGCAGGTCTCCCTCAATGCTGTCGACGTGGGTCATGACGCTGCCGGACGCGTAGCCGTCAGGGTTGGACTGGGGCGTGCCCATGTAACGCTCGGTGTAGTGGGTATCGTAGCCGTCCCAATGGGTCACGGGGGCTCCAGCGACTCCCATCTTGAACACGTTAGAGGTCTTGGCAAGGCACATGAGAGTCATGAACCCGCCGTAGCTCCAGCCGTAGACGCCGACGCGGTCGGGGTCAGCCAGCCCGTTGTCAATGAGCCAGCGAACGCCGTCCACCTGGTCGCGGACTTCGATGTCGCCCATGTTGTGCTTGATGACACCCTCGAACTCCAGGCCCCGGCGTGCGCTGCCCCGGTTGTCGAGGCAGAACACGAGATAGCCAAGTGAGCGCAGGTACTGCGAGCGCATCGCACAGGTCATGGACCAGTGGTTGTTCACGACCTGGGCGTGGGGACCGCCGTACGTGTAGATGACCGTTGGGTGGGGGCCGTCGCCGAACTCAGGAGAGGGCCTGTACAACGCACCGTGGAGGGTTTCGCCGTCGCGGGACTCTATGCTGACGAGTTCCGGTGGGGTGAGAGCGAGTTCGTCTACCCTGGGATCGTCTGTCGAGTGGATGGTGTGGAGTGCCGAGCCGTCCTGCAGCGATCGAAGCGTTACCATCGGTGGCGTGTTCGTGCTGCTGAACGTGTCAACGAATCGATTGGAGGCGTGATCGAGGGTCACGATGTGGGTGCCGGCATCCTGAGTCAGGCGAGTAATCAAGCCGCCTTCCAGTGGGACGCTGTACAG contains:
- a CDS encoding acyl-CoA dehydrogenase codes for the protein MTTLQTDVDSYIEGAHELADMIRAVTDEITEQRRIPVEVSNEIADRGYFRLLLPRSLGGAELEHPDFRRIVRIIAEADASAGWCVNQNNVFSTNSVRVPPETADEIWTVQRNVVTNGPPMPQTRAEVVDGGYRLSGRWNFSSGYPHATWLAALTPVYRPGETEPTEMRTMLLPKDQADLVDIWQVGGLKGTGSQGFAIEDLFIPAARSYPTTATSREPGPLYVIPTTLLFCSGFATVALGNARAGLDFAKDLVIGKTQQGRESPMRYESTTQRMVGQAEAIWNSARAYLDEAAAAMWQGAKTNLDLTVEERVGVRLASTHAIRESARVVDIAYTLCGSSAIFTVNPIQRRFQDAHALTQQIQGRPTHYDTAGQYYLDLEPEGIF